A part of Rhinolophus ferrumequinum isolate MPI-CBG mRhiFer1 chromosome 11, mRhiFer1_v1.p, whole genome shotgun sequence genomic DNA contains:
- the LOC117030696 gene encoding olfactory receptor 51E1: protein MVGSNGNESSATHFILIGLPGLEEAQFWLAFPLCSLYLIAVLGNLTIIYIVRTEPSLHEPMYIFLCMLSGLDVLISTSSMPKMMAIFWFNSTTIQFDACLIQMFAIHSLSGMESTVLLAMAFDRYVAICHPLRHATVLTLPRVTKIGLAAVVRGAALMAPLPVFIKRLPFCRSNILSHSYCLHQDVMKLACADIHVNVIYGLIVIISAIGLDSLLISLSYLLILKTVLGLTRDAQMKAFGTCVSHVCAVFIFYVPFIGLSMVHRFGKRHDSLLPIIMANTYLLIPPVLNPIVYGVKTKEIRQRILRLFHVTTHTSDP, encoded by the coding sequence ATGGTGGGCTCTAATGGCAATGAATCCAGTGCTACCCATTTCATTCTAATAGGCCTTCCAGGCTTGGAAGAAGCTCAGTTCTGGTTGGCCTTTCCACTGTGCTCCCTCTACCTTATTGCTGTGCTAGGTAACTTGACAATCATCTACATTGTGCGGACTGAGCCCAGCCTACATGAACCCATGTATATCTTTCTTTGCATGCTTTCTGGCCTTGATGTCCTCATCTCTACTTCATCCATGCCCAAAATGATGGCCATCTTCTGGTTCAATTCTACGACCATCCAGTTTGATGCTTGTCTGATACAGATGTTTGCCATCCACTCCTTGTCTGGCATGGAGTCCACAGTCCTGCTGGCCATGGCCTTTGACCGTTATGTGGCCATCTGCCACCCACTACGCCATGCCACTGTGCTAACATTGCCTCGTGTTACCAAGATTGGCTTGGCTGCTGTGGTACGGGGTGCTGCACTTATGGCACCCCTGCCTGTCTTCATCAAACGGCTGCCTTTCTGCCGCTCCAATATCCTTTCCCATTCCTACTGCCTACACCAAGATGTCATGAAGCTAGCCTGTGCTGACATCCACGTCAATGTGATCTATGGCCTCATCGTCATCATCTCTGCCATTGGCCTCGACTCACTTCTCATCTCCTTGTCATATCTGCTTATCCTCAAGACTGTGTTGGGCTTGACACGTGATGCCCAGATGAAGGCATTTGGCACTTGTGTCTCTCATGTGTGTGCTGTTTTCATATTCTATGTACCATTCATTGGATTGTCTATGGTACACCGTTTTGGCAAGCGGCATGACTCCCTCCTGCCCATCATCATGGCCAACACCTACCTGCTTATTCCTCCTGTGCTCAACCCTATTGTCTATGGAGTGAAGACAAAGGAGATCCGGCAGCGCATCCTTCGTCTTTTTCATGTGACCACCCACACTTCAGATCCTTAG